A region of the Mytilus edulis chromosome 11, xbMytEdul2.2, whole genome shotgun sequence genome:
AAAACTTATTTATTTCACGCAACACATTCATTAATTTAGGCAAACTCTTTTGAATAGTTGTCTTCTTGGATATCATacttctcttttatttttattttagtatgcAATATATAAAACACACACATTACATCTAATTATAAAATGCCCATCACCACATAATATTCAGTTTTGACAAACACATTTCTTTGGTCATTCcaaacaatttttgaatttttttttggaaataagtGATAGCAAGTAAGAGTGTTGACATATGAACGGATAGACTACGACATATCATAATACGTTACGTCTAAGACGACGAAAAAACTACCGGCTTAATAGAAATGTTCAACTTAAAGAACATGAGGAAGTTTGCTTgacatgttttgaaatttttgtgagattttcagaatcctctgggtttatccatttgaatgcttAAAAGACATTTgtccattgacccccatttttctttttttaaatcttttacatgtataattataagccatttttaaaagtcttataaaatccatgttattttattatagttttccagcacttaaacttgtcaatgataaagctaggaaaaatcaagagagaacatttcccCCCAACATTTCAATaactaatatctcgaaaacaagcacattgacctatatattttttttgttgctcTTTTGGTTCCTTTAATAATCCCcaatcaatatatactagtgtcaTAAAacgcttgttattttgaaactgagtagcaaacCTCCTTAAAAAATTCTcgaaccaagtcaggaaaatgacagttcttattcattcgtttttgatgcgttttgtcatttgattttgctatatgattatggactttccaaattgatttcctctctaagttcagtatttttgtgattttactttttatataattcaCTCTATACTTTGTATTCAAAAGTTGTGATTCAAAGAATGGGGCTGTATTCTGGTTATCATATATCCGACATATGTTTTGATTTGCTTAGTGACAAGAAAGCAGAGCTGTTTAACAAATTTAAGCACCACTTCATatctataatagttatcaaaggtaccaggattataatttagtatataAAGTTCAAGATATGTGTATGATTtcctatgagacaactatacatcgacgttaaaatgaattgattgtAATCAATTGCGAACAACAGAACGACCTTTAAAAATGAGAAAGACATATAACGCGAAGTGGGCTATAACAGGCTCcgacatgaaaaatgtataacaatttactgaaaaaaataacaaaatatgcaTGCTTGCCAATGTGACACCttttgaatccgtcactgatCTACATCTTGTTTGCTGAATGAAAACATgtaccattttttaaattataaactgGTACAATAAGACACCAACATAAAACATGTTAATTCGCCCATTTATTTGATTAAAAGCTTTCTTAAAACTATATGCAAGTCATGATATATTTATCTATAGaatgatacttttatttataGAATAAAGGTTATAATTGGATTTAAAAAGGACATGCTATTATTCAATTCCTGTACTTTCAGTTTTAGTTGAACTGTTGCGACAATATATGTACTAACAAactatttaaatttattattctGACCCGAATATATTAACAAACTTTATAAATGAGAAAAACACTTAGAATCATTAGCCAATGAGTCACCAACACACACAAAACAAGCCGCTGTCCTCCTTAAAGTTATAGTGATTAATAATTCACAAATTGTTGTCAATACAATGAAATTCTATGTTCTGTAATACACATAAAAATAAGAGCTACCTACACAACTAAGTGTAATCCTCCATTGTCTACATAAGTTacacaagtcaggaatatgcctgttgttttccatttgtttgctGTGAATGAATTTGTGATCTCGTCTTTTGTTATTGGTCGTTCTGTTTTAGATTTACGGGATTTTTGTTATTTACCTTATTtaccaggatctgcttacccttccaaagAACCTGAGATTATCCTCtttgtttggtggggttcgtcgtgctaagtctttatttttctatgttgtgtcttctgtactattggttgtctgtttgtcttttttttagccattgTTTTGTctgattattttcaatctatgagtttgactgtccctctggtctctttcgtccctcttttgatttAATAAATAATTACCTGAAATATAAACCGATTACtccaaatttcaaaatatttatgaaaaatgacaACTATGGCGATTATTTCTTTATTGAGAACAAACCACACATGTTATCGGTTTTCCATTAACATATGGTGGACATTTGAGACTTCCACATTGAGCTTTCACTCCGTATATTAGATAACTATACTCATTATTTTCTATTCCAGAGTCTAGAAAGGAGACATTTTCATCAACGCAAATATAAGTCGAAGTGTGTTTATGCCCGTCGAGGTTACCAGACAAATAACCATGATACTCTTCCGTCCATCCTGGAAGACATTTATTGCGACCTGGAATCATTAAAACAGTAGAGTGTGCAGGTTTGCAAACTGCACAAGGCACGTCCTTATCTAAAGAACCGGTACCCCAGAAATTATCTTGGTACTCAGCACCACGAAGTACTGCCATATTCCCTTCAGTTTGATGATTTCCCCACAATACTTCATGAATCATACACAGTGGATTAGCGGACCCTCCTGTCGCTGCATAAGAAGTACCTGCAGTCTGACCTGTaaccaaaaaaacacaaaatagagaATACCTTTAGATTTTTTCAAGGAGCTACATTTTTTAATCAACGTGCGAACTGATACAATGGAAGATTCAGTTATTAATTCTTTTTAAGACATTTACGAAATACTGTTATAGCCGATTTGCTGGGAATCTTGGTTTTCTTTTACCTAATCAAAGACTGTAAGACGAAAACTAATGAGATGATTGTATATGACGTACACAAACTGATGGTCACAACGCATGCTAAAAGGGCATTATATTGAGgcctttgcttttttttttttttaaatttttcccCATCTAATTTCTATAATGCGCTGTATTGTTATTTCagaagatgtcgcttagatattt
Encoded here:
- the LOC139496166 gene encoding short-chain collagen C4-like, yielding MVSAFLCVTFLILNICSLFDAKTEKRLLLNDPDALLHRMEMLEAKVQDLTRQLNEEKIHSQGSQQTYVRWGKQVCGTNSTLIYSGQTAGTSYAATGGSANPLCMIHEVLWGNHQTEGNMAVLRGAEYQDNFWGTGSLDKDVPCAVCKPAHSTVLMIPGRNKCLPGWTEEYHGYLSGNLDGHKHTSTYICVDENVSFLDSGIENNEYSYLIYGVKAQCGSLKCPPYVNGKPITCVVCSQ